The genome window ACATCGCGTCCGTTGTATCCATCAGCGGCGTCTGTCAGACCGTAGCCTACATAAACGGTTTCGGAGGTTACGTTGGTTGGCTGGCCGTTCATGACCACCATCTGAGTACCCTGCCGAAGGGTATCGCGACCCACCACCATCGTTCCATTAGCAACCGACTGGCTCCGCAGGAAAGGCACTGGCTGAAAATAATCGGTCTGACCGGGCGCTGGTTTCAAACCCAGCAACCGAAATTGTTCGGCGATGTACCGAGCCGCTACCAAGTTGCCCGGCTCGCCTGTGCGGCGACCTTGCAATTCATCGGCCGCCAGAAAACGCAGTTGCGCCTCTAATTCAACCGAAGACAAGCGAGCCTCCGGCAATTTGGCTACTGCCGACGCAGCCGTTGATTGAGCCAGCGAAGGAAGTGCTGCGCTAGATAGCAGCAGAGTCGCCACGGCGAAGTGTTTGCGTATTGATTTCATGTAAAAATTAACGAATCCTGTACAAAGCTGTCAAAAAAGGAGAAAATTACGCAAACTTCCCTAAAATACCTGCTCTTTACCGTGACCAGCGGCTTAAAATACCATCCTTTAGAAATAACCGCTATCCCTATGAGCAAGACGTTCCATCGAGTTGCAATAACCATCTTATTGGTAGCTATCACCTTTTCGGGCTTTCGCCAGCAGGAACCTCCTAAAATCAAGTGGATAACCATTCAGGAGGCTTACACACTCCATAAGAAGAAGCCTAAAAAATTTGTTATTGACGTTTATACCGACTGGTGCGGCTGGTGCAAAGTCATGGACAGCAAAACATTTACGAATCCTGCCGTTATTGATTACGTTAACCAGAACTATTATGCGGTGAAGCTGAACGCCGAACAGCGGGAAGACATCCTGCTTGGCGCTGATAAATTTTCGTTTGTCGAACAGGGCAATGGCCGGGGTTATCACCAGCTCGCCGCCAAGCTTATGAACAACCAGCTTTCGTACCCAACAACGGTGTTTCTGGACGAAAAAATGGGCATGATTCAACCCATTGCTGGTTACCTAGAAGCCAACGCCTTTCATCAAATCATTACATTTATTGGCGGGAACCACTTCAAAAAAGAGGCTTTTGAGCAATTTAAGGCTACAACGTATGCCAAAACCTATACGGCAAAATTGTAAATCGGTCTTTTATCGTACCAAGTCTGAGCCTCATGCCAAAGATTTACTTCGGCGTGAGGCTCTTTTTATGCGCTTTATTTCTTTCCTGTCAACCCTCATAAAAAAAGTTGATCGATGTGTTAAATGCTACCGGATGCGGTTAAATTAGGGGATACTTTTCTCCCATAACTACATCAATGAAACACGTATTGCTTTCGCTGGGCTTTATGTTGATACTGATTCAACCTAATTTAGCCCAGAAGACTCAAAAGCCAACGCAGTGGCAAACAGCTACGAGCGGCGGCTACTCCTACCGTTATATTCCCAATGACCCACTGAAAGCCCGTTTTTACACGCTAAAAAATGGTTTGAGCGTTATTCTGAGCGTCAATAAAAAAGAGCCGCGCATCTTTTCGTTCATGCCTACGCGAGCGGGATCTAACACCGACCCCCGCACGAACACGGGTTT of Tellurirhabdus bombi contains these proteins:
- a CDS encoding thioredoxin family protein produces the protein MSKTFHRVAITILLVAITFSGFRQQEPPKIKWITIQEAYTLHKKKPKKFVIDVYTDWCGWCKVMDSKTFTNPAVIDYVNQNYYAVKLNAEQREDILLGADKFSFVEQGNGRGYHQLAAKLMNNQLSYPTTVFLDEKMGMIQPIAGYLEANAFHQIITFIGGNHFKKEAFEQFKATTYAKTYTAKL